A genomic region of Friedmanniella luteola contains the following coding sequences:
- a CDS encoding IclR family transcriptional regulator encodes MPTEALPMGILQRSSKLVQLLAERGPMSTADAAEQVGMPRPSLYRLADALTQARLIEPTPDGRLRVGLQWLRLADATRTGMTEWAGAREVLDELASATGQTVYLSVPRADRAVCIDWSRGRGVSVLALKPGRTLPLYAGAAGRVTLAFRPEPLEEYLEDAPFPPFTEHTLTGADELRADVAATRSRGYSISDEDVTPGIGALGVPLLHDGTLRGALSLGGLAGDLRANRPGFTAALQSAATRLASS; translated from the coding sequence ATGCCGACGGAAGCGTTACCGATGGGCATCCTGCAACGCTCCTCGAAACTGGTGCAGCTGCTCGCCGAGCGTGGGCCGATGAGCACGGCCGACGCCGCCGAGCAGGTCGGCATGCCCAGACCCAGCCTCTACCGGCTCGCGGACGCCTTGACGCAAGCTCGGCTGATCGAGCCGACTCCGGACGGCCGGCTCCGCGTCGGCTTGCAGTGGCTGAGGCTGGCCGACGCCACCCGCACGGGCATGACCGAGTGGGCAGGCGCCCGGGAGGTTCTCGACGAGCTCGCCAGTGCCACCGGACAGACCGTCTACCTCAGCGTGCCGCGGGCGGACCGGGCCGTCTGCATCGACTGGTCCCGGGGCCGCGGGGTGAGCGTGCTGGCCCTCAAACCCGGCCGCACCCTGCCTCTCTACGCCGGCGCAGCCGGCCGGGTCACGCTCGCCTTCCGGCCGGAACCGCTCGAGGAATACCTGGAAGACGCGCCCTTTCCACCCTTCACCGAGCACACCCTGACCGGCGCGGATGAGCTCCGTGCTGACGTCGCGGCGACCAGGAGCCGCGGCTACAGCATCTCTGACGAGGACGTCACCCCGGGCATCGGCGCGCTCGGCGTCCCCCTCCTCCACGACGGAACCCTGAGAGGGGCTCTGTCCCTCGGTGGCCTCGCCGGCGACCTGCGCGCCAACCGCCCCGGCTTCACCGCGGCCCTGCAGTCGGCAGCGACGCGGCTGGCCAGCAGCTAG
- a CDS encoding IclR family transcriptional regulator: protein MDPARDSGGLEIISKVAAVLRTLEDRGDTTAADLAATLQEPLSSVYRLLQSLTATGWVDRGPKRGTYRLGLSLMTIGGLVEDQLDIREACLPSLRTLVDAIGVTSFLCVRRGARAVCLERLEGFAVQSLAMQLGGSLPLYAGAAPRALLAFLAPAEQDAVLSDTTGRLRDDPPPPALATLRADLAQIRTQGYSISDGDVTPGIAALGAPVFNHRGEVDGSLSISGLRGQVLATPVLETNVTLLLKAAAQASAALGWEDS from the coding sequence ATGGATCCGGCTCGCGACTCCGGCGGCCTCGAGATCATCAGCAAGGTCGCCGCCGTCCTGCGAACCCTCGAGGATCGCGGCGACACGACTGCCGCCGACCTCGCCGCCACACTCCAGGAGCCCCTCAGCTCCGTCTACCGGCTCCTGCAGAGCCTGACGGCGACCGGGTGGGTCGACCGTGGCCCCAAGCGTGGGACCTATCGGCTGGGTCTCTCGCTCATGACGATCGGTGGGCTGGTCGAAGATCAGCTGGACATCCGCGAAGCATGCTTGCCCTCGCTCCGGACCCTGGTCGACGCGATCGGCGTCACCAGCTTCCTGTGCGTCCGCCGAGGCGCCCGCGCTGTGTGCCTCGAACGTCTCGAAGGATTCGCAGTCCAGTCCCTCGCCATGCAGCTCGGTGGCTCACTCCCCCTCTACGCGGGAGCGGCTCCCCGTGCCCTGCTCGCCTTCCTCGCGCCCGCTGAGCAGGACGCTGTCCTGTCCGACACCACCGGACGGCTCCGCGACGACCCACCGCCACCAGCACTCGCCACTCTCCGGGCTGATCTCGCCCAGATCAGAACCCAGGGCTACTCCATCTCCGACGGCGACGTCACCCCAGGCATCGCCGCTCTCGGCGCGCCGGTGTTCAACCACCGGGGCGAGGTCGACGGGTCACTGTCCATCAGCGGCCTCCGCGGCCAGGTCCTCGCGACTCCGGTCCTCGAGACCAACGTCACACTCCTCCTCAAGGCCGCCGCCCAGGCCAGCGCAGCTCTGGGCTGGGAGGACAGCTGA